AGCCTGCAAGCCGGCCGCATCCAGCGCCTGCAGGGGCACGACCTGCCATTCTTCCGGGTAGCGCTTGAGCTCGCTCACCGGGGCCTGGCGCTCGCGCGAGCGAATCGGCAGCAGGCGCAGTTCGGGCCTCGCGCCCTTGCTCCACTGCAGTTCGGTCGGGCACATCGTGGTGCGGCCCGCGCTCGACGGCAGGATGCGGTCGCCGTAGTCGGCGAAGAAGATGGCATTGATGAGCTCGGACTTGCCGCGCGAGAACTCGGCAACGAAGGCCACGGTGAGCTTGTCATCGCGCAGGCGGTCGAGCAGGTACTGCAGCCGCAGGTCGGACTGGGCATCGCCCACCTCGTTGCGCGACAGCCAGTTGCGCAGGCGCGTCACGGTCTCTGCGGCGGAAGCACGCCAGTCGGCGTAGGCGGAAAATTGGTCGATCAGCTGGGTCATCGGCTCACTCGTCGGACTGGATTCGCGCACCACGGCACGGGGACGATCCTGATAGCGGCAGCATAACGGCGAACCCGCTTTCCTTCCATCCTGGCGTTGCGCGGCAGGACCGGCGGCCCGCTCCGTGCGACGAACGCCTCAGGCTCGCCGCCGCTGGCAGCGGGGACAGAAGTACGTGGCGCGCTGCCCGCTGACGATGCGCTGCACGGGCGTGCCGCAGTGCCTGCACGACTCGCCCTCGCGGGCATAGACGAAATACTGCTGCTGGAAGTAACCCGGCCGCCCGTCACTGCCGACGAAGTCACGCAAGGTGCTGCCGCCTGCGGCAATCGCCGCGGTGAGGGTGTCGCGCACCGCGGCCACGAGCCGCGCGCAGCGCCGCGGCCCGAGCGCGCCCGCGGGCTCGAGGGGGTGGATGCCTGCACGGAACAGGCTCTCCGACGCATAGATGTTGCCCACGCCGACCACCCTGTGGCTGTCCATCAGCACGTGCTTGATCGGCGCACGCAGCCCGCGCGTGACGCGATGCAGCCACGCACCATCGAAGGCCTCGCTCAGGGGCTCGGGGCCGAGCCGGGCCAGCAGGGGGTGGGCATCGGCGTCACCCGCCTGCCACACGATCATGCCGAAGCGGCGCGGATCGCGCAGCCGCAGTGCCAGATCCCCGAACACGAGGTCGACATGGTCGTGCGCCGCAGGCGGCAGCCCGGCCGCCACCACGCGCAGGCTACCCGACATCCCCAGATGCAGGATCACCGAGCCCGTCCCGAAGTCGAACAGCAGGTACTTCGCGCGCCGCGACACCCGCCTCAGGTCACGCCCGACGAGTCGTTCGGCGAGGTCGTCGGGCACCGGCAGGCGCAGGCGGGCATTGCGGACGACCAGCGCGGTCAGCGCCCGTCCCTCGACGTGGGGCTGCACGCCGCGGCAAGTGGTCTCGACTTCGGGCAGTTCGGGCATGACATCCTGCGGGACGGAACAGCACGGGCGGCGCGCCGCACCCGTCCGTCTTGCGGGCACGGCGCCGATCTGCATACCATGACGCGAACCGAATTCTAGAGCAGCGCTCAAACTCGCGTCTAAACGAAGGGGCTGCCGTCACCGCCCCGGGGCGAGGCCCTGCAGCGCCCTTCGACGCCTCGCCGCATCCGCCGGATCAAGTTCATGAAAACCCAGCCTGCCCGCATCCTCAGAACCCTTTGCCTCGCGCTCGGCCTCGGCGCGGCGACCAGCCTCTCCGCTGCCGAAAACGACGGAGCGGGTGGCCCGCTTCCGGCCCAGGAGCTGACGCCGCGCACGGTGTACCAGTTCCTGCTCGCCGAGATCGCAGGCGCCCGCGGGCAGATCGGCCTGTCGGCACAGCTGTATCTCGACCTTGCCCGCGCGACCCGCGATCCGCGGATCGCCCGCCGCGCCACCGAGATCGCCATGTATTCGCGCAACCCGCAGATGGCCGGCGAGGCCGCGAGCCTGTGGGTCGAGGTGGCGCCCAATTCGGAGGAAGCCCGCCGCATTCTCGCCGGCGTGGGCGGCCCGACCGGCGGCGCTGCGAACCTCGACAACGTCCAGACTCACCTTGCGCGTGCCCTCGCCCAATCGAACGGGCGGCTGCCGCAGAACCTGCTCGGGCTCAATCGCGCACTCGCCGGCATCCCGGACAAGGATGCGGTGCTGCGTATCGTGCAGCGCCTGACCGAGCCCTATCTGGACGTGCCCGAAGCCTACATCGCGCGCGCCCAGGCGGCGATGGTCGCGCAGGACCCGATGCTCGCGCTGGGCGCAGTCGACCTGGCACTGCAGCTTCGTCCCGGCTGGGAGCCGGCCGTGATGCTCAAGGCGCAGATCCTGCAGCATTCCGGTGCCAATGCCGAGGCGGCACGCCAGCTCGAGGCCGAGGTCCAGCGCAACCCCGACAACAACGCATTGCGCCTGGCCTACGCCCGCGCGCTGGTCAGCGCCCAGCGTTTCGAGGACGCACGCAGCGAGTTTCGCCGCCTGCTCGCCTTCAGCCCCAACGACGCCGAGCTGCTGTACGCGGTGGGCCTGCTGTCGGCGCAACTCGACGACAAGGCCGAAGCCGAGTCCCACTACCTGCGCGCCCTCGACAACGGCCATCCGCAACCCGACCTGATCCGCCTGCAGCTCGGCCTGCTTGCCGACGATCGTGGCGACGGCGCCGCCGCACGCAAGTGGTTCGGCGAGATCACCGACGAACGCCATGTTCCCGAAGCCATGATCCGCAGCGCCCAGAGCATGGCCCGCGAAGGCCGCGTCGACGAGGCCCGCGCCCTGCTGAAGGCGCAGGACGGCAACGACGAGCTCAAGCGCCGCTACCTGATCGCCGAGGCGCAGGTCCTGCGCGAGGCCGATCGCACTGCCGACGCACTGGTCGTGCTCGACGATGCGCTGCGCGAACATCCGGACGACACCGACCTGCTGTACGAGACCGCCATGCTCGCCGAACGGCTCGACCGCATCGACCTGATGGAGAGCCGCCTGTGGCGCGTGATCGAACTCAAGCCCGACCACGCCCATGCGCACAACGCGCTCGGCTATTCGCTCGCCGATCGCAGCCTGCGCCTTGATGAGGCCGAGGCACTGATCGTGCGCGCCCTCGAGCTGCTGCCGGACGACCCCTTCATCCTTGACAGCATGGGCTGGGTGCGCTTCCGCCGCGGCGACGCCAAGGAGGCCGTGGTCCATCTGGAGCGCGCGTACGCGATCCGTGCCGATGCGGAGATCGCCGCGCATCTGGGCGAAGTGCTGTGGACGCTGCAGCGGCAGGGCGACGCCAACCGCATCTTCGACGAAGCGCTGAAGGCTCATCCGGACAACAAGCTGCTGGGCGACACCGTGCGCCGCCTGCGCGGCCAGTGATCGTGCGGTCCCGCTTCACGCTCGGCGCCGCCATGACGGCGATCGCACTCGGACTCGCGGCCTGCGCCCCGCTGTCCGTCACGGCGCCGGACACGGTCGTCACGCGCAACGCGGCACCGGCCTTCGAATTGCAGGGCCGCCTGTCCGCCAGCGATGGCCAGCAGGCCGCGAGCGGCCGCGTCGAATGGCAGCACGTCCGCGGCACCCACCATTTCACGCTGCTCACCCCACTCGGCCAGGTCGTCGCCCAGCTCGATGCGGACGCGCTGGGCGCCCGTCTGCAGACCGCCGACGGCCAGGTGCTGAGCGCGGACTCCGCCGAAGCCCTGCTGCCGCAGGTACTGGGTGTCGATGTCCCGATAGGCCGGCTCGGTCTTTGGGTGCAGGCCGCACCGGGACCTGAGGCCGAAATCCGTAACCGCGACTCGGCCGGCCGCCCGGCGCTGGTCATCGACCTGGGCTGGCGGATCGAGTACCTCGACTACGCCGGCGAGTCTGCCGACGCCCCGCCCGCACGCCTCGACATCTCCCGCGGCGACGCCCGCATCCGCCTCGTCATCGATTCATGGACCACCCTGCCCTGAGCCGGCCCGACACTTCGGACCCGCAACGCCTGACCGGCTGTCCCGCGCCGGCCAAGCTCAACCTCTTCCTGCACGTCGTCGGACGGCGCGCCGACGGCTATCACCTGCTGCAGACCGCCTTCCGCCTGCTCGACTGGGGCGACACACTCGATTTCGCGCTACGCGAGGACGGCGAGATCCGCCGCACCAACGCAGTCGCCGGCGTCCCGGCCGAGCACGACCTCGTCGTGCGGGCCGCGCGTCTGCTGCAGGCACGCACCGGCTGCACGCGGGGTGCCGACATCGCGCTGCACAAGGTGCTGCCCATGGGCGGTGGCCTCGGCGGCGGCAGCTCGGACGCCGCCACGACCCTGATCGCACTGAACCGCCTGTGGGGCACCGGACTCAGCCGGACCGAACTGCAAGCCCTGGGCCTGCAGCTCGGCGCCGACGTGCCGGTCTTCATCTTCGGCCGCGACGCCTTTGCCGAAGGCGTGGGCGAAGCCCTCCAGACGCTCGAACTGCCGCCCGCGTGGTACGTGGTCCTTTCACCGGGGGTTTCGGTCTCGACCGCCGAAATTTTTTGCGCAGAGGACTTGACGAGAAATACGGCTCTGATCAAAATACCGGACTTCGCAGCAAGCACCACGCGAAACGACCTGCAGGCAGTGGCCTGCAAACGTTACCCGGAAGTGCAAAACGCGATCGACTGGCTGGCGCAATTCGCACCGGCCCGGATGACAGGCTCGGGCGCCTGCGTCTTCGCCGAAGTGTTTTCGGCAGATGACGCGGAACGCATCGCAGTCAGCTGTCCTGAACGATGGACAGCCTGGAAAGTGCGATCTGCCTCTCGCCATCCGATGTACGAGTGGCTATAATCGCCGCCGCTTCATCAGTCGATGTGTAACGCTGACGAAACAGGTTTCTTGGGGAGTCGCCAAGTCGGTTAAGGCACCGGATTTTGATTCCGGCATTCGAGGGTTCGAATCCTTCCTCCCCAGCCATACAACGACGGGCAGACCACGGGTCTGCCCGAGTCGTTTTTGCGCGCACAAGATTGTGCGCGTCGATTCTTACGGCACTCGGAGTAGCAGAAATGCCCCACGGCAGCCTGATGGTCTTCACCGGCAACGCCAACCCCAAACTTGGCGCCGACGTGACGCGACGTCTGGGTATCTCCCTCGGTTCGGCCACGGTCGGCCGGTTCTCGGACGGCGAAGTCAATGTCGAACTGCTCGAGAATGTGCGCGGCAAGGACGTGTTCGTTCTGCAGCCTACCTGCTCGCCCACCAACGAGAACCTGATGGAACTGCTGGTGCTGGTCGACGCGCTCAAGCGCGCCTCCGCCGGCCGCATCACGGCAGCCATTCCCTACTTCGGCTACGCCCGCCAGGACCGTCGCCCGCGCTCGGCGCGCGTGCCGATCACGGCCAAGGTCGTCGCCAACATGCTGCAGGCCGTGGGCGTCCAGCGCCTGCTGACCATGGACCTGCACGCCGACCAGATCCAGGGCTTCTTCGACATCCCGGTCGACAACGTGTACGCCGCGCCGGTGCTGCTCAACGACCTCGACAAGCAGAAGTACGACGACCTGCTGGTCGTGTCGCCCGACGTCGGTGGCGTGGTGCGCGCACGCGCCTTCGCCAAGCGCATGGAGTGCGACCTGGCGATCATCGACAAGCGCCGTCCCAAGGCCAACGTTTCCGAAGTCATGAACATCATCGGTGAGGTCGAAGGCCGCACCTGCGTGATCATGGACGACATCGTCGACACCGCCGGCACGCTGTGCAAGGCCGCCGCTGCGCTCAAGCAGCACGGCGCCAAGCGTGTGCTGTCGTACTGCACCCACGCAGTGCTGTCGGGCGCCGCGGTGTCGCGCATCAACGACTCCGAACTCGACGAACTCGTCGTCACCGACACCATCCCGCTGCGCGAGGACGCCAAGGCCTGCCCGCGCATCCGCCAGGTTTCGGTCGCTTCGCTGCTGGCCGACACCATCCTGCGCATCAGCAACGAAGAGTCCGTCTCCTCGCTGTTCATGGAATGAGTTTCGTGCCCGCCCCTTCGGACGAAGGGGCGGGCGCTCAACGTTTTCGCCTGGTCGCGGGCGAAGACATCACCACTAGGAGCAACACATGCAGATCCAATTCAAGGCCACCAAGCGTGACGCCCAGGGTACGAGTGCGAGCCGCCGCCTGCGTCGTGCCGGCCAGCTGCCGGGCATCATCTACGGCGCTTCGGGCGACGCCCTGCCGGTCACCTTCGACCACAACGAGCTGTACCACCTGCTCAAGAAGGAAGTGTTCCACTCGTCCGTCCTGACCATCGACGTCGATGGCAAGAAGGAAACCGTCGTCCTGCGCGACACCCAGTGGCACGCCTTCAAGCCGCAAGTCCTGCACATCGACTTCCAGCGCGTGGCCGCCGACCAGAAGATGCACCTGAAGGTGCCGCTGCACTTCGTCGGCGACGACGTGAGCCCCGCCGTCAAGCTGGGCGGCTGCATGATCTCGCACGTCGCCAACGAAATCGACGTCCAGTGCCTGCCGAAGGATCTGCCCGAGTTCGTCGAAGTCGACCTGTCGGCGCTGGAAGCCGGCCAGTCGGTGCACGCCTCCCAGATCAAGCTGCCGGCCGGCGTCGAGCTGGTCCTGCACGGCGAAGGCGACCCGGTGGTTGCCAGCGCACTGAAGGTGAAGGGCGCGGCGGAAGGCGAAGGCGAAGCCGCCTGAGCTACCTCCCGGCCTGCCCCAACGGATGCTGAAGACCGAATACCGATGAGCGCCGCGCCTTCGCGCCCCCTGCGTCTCGTCGTCGGTCTCGGCAATCCGGGGGCTGAATACACTGAAACCCGGCACAACGCCGGGTTTTGGTTTTGTGAGCGGCTCGCCGACAAGCTCGGCGTGCGCTTCTCGCACGAATCCCGTTTCCACGGTCTGGTCGCCAATGCGCGTGAAGCCGGTGTGTGGCTGCTGATGCCGCAGACCTTCATGAACCGCTCCGGCCAGGCCATCGGCGCGCTTGCGCGCTTCTACCGCATCGAACCGTCGGAGATCCTCGTCGTGCACGACGAGCTCGACATCCCGCCCGGCCAGCTGCGGCTGAAGTTCGGCGGCGGGCTCGGCGGCCACAACGGGCTGAAGGACACCTCCGCCCACCTCGGCACCCACGACTACTGGCGCCTGCGCATCGGCATCGGCCACCCGGGCGACCGCAGCGAAGTGGTGAACTTCGTTCTCAAGCCGGCACGGCGCGAGGAACAGCAGCAGATCGACGAAGCGATCGACAAGGCACTCGTCGCCTGGCCGCAACTGGCGCGCGGCGAACTCAACGCCACGGCCACCAAGCTCAACGCGCGACCTGCGCCCCCAAAGCCGCCGAAAGCACCCAGGCCACCGAAGGACGCGACGCCGGGACCGGCGCCCGAAGACGCCGGAACCTGAACGCCGCGGCCTTCCGTATCAGCAGCCCACCGCCGCCAGCGCGCGCAGCGGACCGACCCGGCGAATCGCTTCGATCTGTTCCGGCTGGCGCGTGTACAGCGTGCCACCGAAGCACACCGCACTGATCGAGATCCCCTCGAAGCACTCCTGGCTACGCGGCAGCATCAGCAGCCAGCCCTCACCCACCAGCAGGTTGCACGGCGGCAGCAGGCCATCCTCGCCCGGCACCAGCCCCAGCTCGTCGCACGCATTGCGATACCCCGCCAGCAGGCTGTCGGCCGCCGCCTCGACCGGCACGTCGCGCCCGCTCAGCACGCGGACGAACACATGCTTCATCGGCAGCGCCGGGTGCGTCGCCACCCCCTGCTCGGGCAGCCCCAGCGGCAGGCCGCCTGCAAACAGCCGCAGGCTGGCGTTGCCCTCGGCTTCGGGCATCCACTGCACATGCTTGTGACGCTGGCTGGCGCCAGCCGCCGCGCCGCCGTTGTACAGCCCGATGCCGCCCGCTTCGACCATGATCGTCGCCAGCGCGGCGAAGTCGCTGTATTCGAGCGGCTGCAACTGCTCCTCGAAGGTCCGCCGCGCCAGCACCAGATGGCGCTCGCACAGCGGAAACTTGTTCAGGATGACGACATGCGCGTCGCCCACCGGGCCGACCGTCAGCGCCGGATCCGGATTGAGAAAGGGGTTGAAGTTCGGGTCGCGCGGCCCGCCCGGAATCGCCACCTTGGCCGCGTCCTTGACCGCCAGCGACGACACCCAGCGCACGATGAAGCGCATGCCGCCATCCTCCATCTCGGTCTGTTCGGCCTGCACCGGTTGCAGCGCCCCGGACGCGAGCGCGGCCGCGCTGCGCTCATCGATTGCATCCAACCATGTTCCACCCATATCGCCTCCTTCCTTGGTCTACTTTTGGGCCAATGCAAGCCGGGCATTGTAGGCCGGCAGGGCGTGATTTGCGCACGCCATGGGCGCGGAGGCTTTGAACGCCCCCCCGACGACACGGTACAATTGCGAGTTTTCCACACCGGATCAAGGCCGTAGCGCGACGTCCACGCGCCCGCCCCGGAACGACAAGGATTCACATGAGCCTGAAATGCGGAATCGTCGGCCTGCCCAACGTCGGCAAGTCGACCCTGTTCAACGCCCTGACCAAGGCCGGCATCCAGGCCGAGAACTACCCCTTCTGCACCATCGAGCCCAACGTCGGCATCGTCGAAGTGCCGGACCCCCGCCTCGATGCGCT
This genomic window from Thauera humireducens contains:
- a CDS encoding tetratricopeptide repeat protein; the encoded protein is MKTQPARILRTLCLALGLGAATSLSAAENDGAGGPLPAQELTPRTVYQFLLAEIAGARGQIGLSAQLYLDLARATRDPRIARRATEIAMYSRNPQMAGEAASLWVEVAPNSEEARRILAGVGGPTGGAANLDNVQTHLARALAQSNGRLPQNLLGLNRALAGIPDKDAVLRIVQRLTEPYLDVPEAYIARAQAAMVAQDPMLALGAVDLALQLRPGWEPAVMLKAQILQHSGANAEAARQLEAEVQRNPDNNALRLAYARALVSAQRFEDARSEFRRLLAFSPNDAELLYAVGLLSAQLDDKAEAESHYLRALDNGHPQPDLIRLQLGLLADDRGDGAAARKWFGEITDERHVPEAMIRSAQSMAREGRVDEARALLKAQDGNDELKRRYLIAEAQVLREADRTADALVVLDDALREHPDDTDLLYETAMLAERLDRIDLMESRLWRVIELKPDHAHAHNALGYSLADRSLRLDEAEALIVRALELLPDDPFILDSMGWVRFRRGDAKEAVVHLERAYAIRADAEIAAHLGEVLWTLQRQGDANRIFDEALKAHPDNKLLGDTVRRLRGQ
- the mutM gene encoding bifunctional DNA-formamidopyrimidine glycosylase/DNA-(apurinic or apyrimidinic site) lyase, whose protein sequence is MPELPEVETTCRGVQPHVEGRALTALVVRNARLRLPVPDDLAERLVGRDLRRVSRRAKYLLFDFGTGSVILHLGMSGSLRVVAAGLPPAAHDHVDLVFGDLALRLRDPRRFGMIVWQAGDADAHPLLARLGPEPLSEAFDGAWLHRVTRGLRAPIKHVLMDSHRVVGVGNIYASESLFRAGIHPLEPAGALGPRRCARLVAAVRDTLTAAIAAGGSTLRDFVGSDGRPGYFQQQYFVYAREGESCRHCGTPVQRIVSGQRATYFCPRCQRRRA
- a CDS encoding ribose-phosphate pyrophosphokinase, with translation MPHGSLMVFTGNANPKLGADVTRRLGISLGSATVGRFSDGEVNVELLENVRGKDVFVLQPTCSPTNENLMELLVLVDALKRASAGRITAAIPYFGYARQDRRPRSARVPITAKVVANMLQAVGVQRLLTMDLHADQIQGFFDIPVDNVYAAPVLLNDLDKQKYDDLLVVSPDVGGVVRARAFAKRMECDLAIIDKRRPKANVSEVMNIIGEVEGRTCVIMDDIVDTAGTLCKAAAALKQHGAKRVLSYCTHAVLSGAAVSRINDSELDELVVTDTIPLREDAKACPRIRQVSVASLLADTILRISNEESVSSLFME
- a CDS encoding ATP adenylyltransferase family protein; translation: MGGTWLDAIDERSAAALASGALQPVQAEQTEMEDGGMRFIVRWVSSLAVKDAAKVAIPGGPRDPNFNPFLNPDPALTVGPVGDAHVVILNKFPLCERHLVLARRTFEEQLQPLEYSDFAALATIMVEAGGIGLYNGGAAAGASQRHKHVQWMPEAEGNASLRLFAGGLPLGLPEQGVATHPALPMKHVFVRVLSGRDVPVEAAADSLLAGYRNACDELGLVPGEDGLLPPCNLLVGEGWLLMLPRSQECFEGISISAVCFGGTLYTRQPEQIEAIRRVGPLRALAAVGC
- a CDS encoding 50S ribosomal protein L25/general stress protein Ctc, whose translation is MQIQFKATKRDAQGTSASRRLRRAGQLPGIIYGASGDALPVTFDHNELYHLLKKEVFHSSVLTIDVDGKKETVVLRDTQWHAFKPQVLHIDFQRVAADQKMHLKVPLHFVGDDVSPAVKLGGCMISHVANEIDVQCLPKDLPEFVEVDLSALEAGQSVHASQIKLPAGVELVLHGEGDPVVASALKVKGAAEGEGEAA
- the ispE gene encoding 4-(cytidine 5'-diphospho)-2-C-methyl-D-erythritol kinase, which produces MDHPALSRPDTSDPQRLTGCPAPAKLNLFLHVVGRRADGYHLLQTAFRLLDWGDTLDFALREDGEIRRTNAVAGVPAEHDLVVRAARLLQARTGCTRGADIALHKVLPMGGGLGGGSSDAATTLIALNRLWGTGLSRTELQALGLQLGADVPVFIFGRDAFAEGVGEALQTLELPPAWYVVLSPGVSVSTAEIFCAEDLTRNTALIKIPDFAASTTRNDLQAVACKRYPEVQNAIDWLAQFAPARMTGSGACVFAEVFSADDAERIAVSCPERWTAWKVRSASRHPMYEWL
- the lolB gene encoding lipoprotein insertase outer membrane protein LolB, with translation MRSRFTLGAAMTAIALGLAACAPLSVTAPDTVVTRNAAPAFELQGRLSASDGQQAASGRVEWQHVRGTHHFTLLTPLGQVVAQLDADALGARLQTADGQVLSADSAEALLPQVLGVDVPIGRLGLWVQAAPGPEAEIRNRDSAGRPALVIDLGWRIEYLDYAGESADAPPARLDISRGDARIRLVIDSWTTLP
- the pth gene encoding aminoacyl-tRNA hydrolase, translated to MSAAPSRPLRLVVGLGNPGAEYTETRHNAGFWFCERLADKLGVRFSHESRFHGLVANAREAGVWLLMPQTFMNRSGQAIGALARFYRIEPSEILVVHDELDIPPGQLRLKFGGGLGGHNGLKDTSAHLGTHDYWRLRIGIGHPGDRSEVVNFVLKPARREEQQQIDEAIDKALVAWPQLARGELNATATKLNARPAPPKPPKAPRPPKDATPGPAPEDAGT